From a single Chloracidobacterium thermophilum B genomic region:
- a CDS encoding VOC family protein, with protein sequence MQATLYPFHLAFPVTDLAATRRFYVELLGCRVGRESDDWIDFDFWGHQITAHRIAGRAPVAGHNPVDGKAIPVPHFGVVLDWETFHALAERLTRVGVTFVVPPYIRFAGQVGEQATMFFCDPAGNHLEFKAFRHAAELFAPQGAAREQHTGGNRPMNLASGETS encoded by the coding sequence ATGCAAGCGACATTGTATCCCTTTCATCTGGCTTTTCCGGTCACAGACCTGGCGGCTACCCGGCGCTTTTATGTCGAGCTGCTCGGCTGTCGGGTGGGACGGGAAAGCGACGACTGGATTGACTTTGACTTCTGGGGACACCAAATCACGGCGCACCGCATTGCCGGCCGCGCGCCGGTGGCGGGCCACAACCCGGTGGACGGCAAAGCCATCCCCGTGCCGCACTTTGGTGTAGTGCTTGACTGGGAGACCTTTCATGCGCTGGCAGAACGACTCACCCGGGTGGGCGTGACGTTCGTCGTCCCGCCATACATCCGCTTTGCCGGCCAGGTCGGCGAGCAGGCAACGATGTTTTTCTGCGATCCGGCCGGCAACCATCTGGAATTCAAAGCCTTCCGCCATGCCGCCGAACTGTTCGCGCCCCAGGGGGCTGCCAGGGAGCAGCACACCGGGGGAAACCGTCCGATGAATCTGGCGTCCGGGGAAACTTCCTGA
- a CDS encoding COX15/CtaA family protein, whose amino-acid sequence MTGEHEGLTAGVPAEERLRRFAWGVVGWNVLVIVWGAYVRASKSGDGCGSHWPLCNGEVVPPAGQFATFVEFMHRATSGIALLGVVALVIWSFRRFARGHHVRRAAGWSLAFILIEALIGALLVKLELVADNRSVARAVYMSVHLVNTFLLLGALTLTAYWISGFPPVRLSGHERTVRHLLAAFVAALVVGVTGAIAALGDTLFPATSLAQGIAEEFSSLAHFTVKLRWLHPVAAVLASAVIVMAAARLRTGPATARMSAVVLAIVGAQFILGIVNVWLLAPIWMQLIHLFLADALWVALILLAAAALGQDAETVTPATLGARASRPQMAMQ is encoded by the coding sequence ATGACAGGTGAACATGAGGGATTGACCGCCGGAGTGCCGGCAGAAGAACGGTTGCGCCGTTTTGCCTGGGGCGTGGTTGGGTGGAATGTGCTGGTGATCGTCTGGGGGGCTTACGTCCGGGCGTCAAAATCCGGCGACGGCTGCGGAAGTCACTGGCCGCTGTGTAACGGCGAGGTCGTCCCGCCGGCGGGACAGTTCGCCACGTTCGTGGAGTTTATGCACCGGGCCACGAGCGGCATTGCCCTGCTGGGCGTGGTGGCGCTGGTGATCTGGTCGTTCCGGCGCTTTGCGCGCGGGCATCACGTCCGCCGGGCGGCCGGCTGGTCCCTGGCCTTCATCCTCATCGAGGCGCTCATTGGCGCGTTACTTGTCAAGCTGGAACTTGTGGCCGACAACCGCTCGGTGGCGCGGGCGGTCTATATGTCCGTGCATCTGGTGAACACGTTTCTGCTGCTTGGCGCGCTGACCCTGACGGCCTACTGGATCAGCGGTTTTCCGCCGGTGCGGTTGTCCGGTCACGAAAGGACCGTCCGCCATCTGTTGGCGGCCTTCGTGGCGGCGCTGGTGGTGGGCGTCACGGGCGCGATTGCGGCGCTGGGCGACACGCTGTTTCCGGCCACTTCACTGGCGCAGGGGATTGCCGAGGAGTTCTCAAGCCTGGCGCACTTCACAGTCAAACTCCGCTGGCTGCATCCGGTGGCGGCCGTACTGGCGAGCGCCGTCATCGTGATGGCGGCCGCCCGGCTGCGCACGGGCCCCGCAACGGCGCGGATGTCCGCAGTTGTCCTTGCCATCGTGGGCGCGCAGTTCATACTCGGAATCGTCAACGTCTGGTTGCTGGCACCCATCTGGATGCAGCTCATTCACCTGTTTTTGGCCGATGCCCTGTGGGTGGCGTTGATACTGCTGGCGGCGGCGGCACTTGGTCAGGATGCTGAGACGGTGACACCCGCTACCCTGGGAGCGCGGGCGTCCCGCCCGCAGATGGCGATGCAATAG
- a CDS encoding LolA family protein: protein MLRRASLLSCGLLVCVLALAFGSVRAADEPTLEAVVAQIVKAQGGEKLKTIKSIKTTGKLVFGGGQAEGPLVGFVARPGKVRQEISLGGAKLVQAYDGTTAWQINPFTGSSKPEKMAEDEASVLMDAADMDGPFVDSARKGYKLELAADEELDGTPVHVVKVTNKRGKVETYYVDAGSGLILKVRGKEKIRGNEVEVETLLSNYKEVNGIMTAHAIDRLIGGQPFIQIVFDRVEYNVEVEDGLFRMPEE from the coding sequence ATGCTGCGTCGCGCCTCGCTGTTGTCCTGTGGGCTTTTGGTATGTGTTCTGGCACTGGCTTTTGGCAGCGTCCGGGCTGCCGATGAACCGACGCTTGAAGCCGTCGTTGCCCAGATTGTCAAGGCGCAAGGCGGAGAAAAACTGAAAACCATCAAATCCATCAAGACAACCGGCAAGCTGGTCTTCGGCGGTGGGCAGGCCGAGGGGCCGCTGGTCGGTTTCGTGGCGCGTCCCGGCAAAGTACGCCAGGAAATCAGTCTGGGTGGGGCCAAACTCGTGCAGGCCTACGATGGTACGACGGCCTGGCAAATCAATCCCTTTACCGGCTCTTCCAAACCCGAAAAAATGGCTGAAGATGAGGCCAGTGTTTTGATGGATGCCGCCGACATGGACGGCCCCTTCGTGGATTCGGCCAGGAAGGGCTACAAGCTGGAGCTGGCGGCGGATGAGGAACTCGACGGGACGCCGGTACACGTCGTCAAAGTGACCAACAAGCGCGGCAAGGTTGAAACCTACTACGTGGATGCCGGGAGCGGTCTCATTCTTAAGGTCCGGGGCAAGGAAAAAATCCGGGGCAATGAGGTTGAAGTCGAGACGTTGCTCTCCAACTACAAGGAAGTCAACGGGATCATGACCGCCCATGCCATTGACCGGCTTATTGGCGGGCAACCGTTCATCCAGATTGTGTTTGATCGGGTGGAATACAACGTCGAGGTTGAAGACGGTCTGTTCAGGATGCCCGAAGAATAA
- a CDS encoding tyrosine-type recombinase/integrase has translation MTGLRLAAGRLDACRWAFLARLGSETTRRVYAAALVQFDAWLREQGKGWLDATPEDVNAFCQFLLARVSPPTVGVRLTALRKFYTELAAHHLVERNPARIVGPSTRGRRETTVCDAPMLTALLALPDKRTLVGLRDACVLRLLGELGLRVSEICLLRQQDVVRCPAVETGLGLQVGRGTRWARTVGLSPAVKVALDDYLRRDLPLRRLAKGFGPEAALIQGTAANRPVGGRPLTPRFIFKLVRRYGELLDYPALNPQMIRRAARAQAPEEGSVTDV, from the coding sequence ATGACCGGCCTCCGGCTGGCGGCTGGCAGGCTGGATGCCTGCCGGTGGGCATTTCTCGCCCGTCTGGGGTCAGAGACGACCCGGCGGGTCTATGCGGCGGCGCTGGTGCAGTTCGATGCCTGGCTCCGGGAGCAGGGCAAGGGCTGGCTGGATGCCACACCGGAAGATGTCAACGCCTTTTGTCAGTTTCTGCTGGCGCGGGTATCCCCGCCGACGGTTGGCGTCCGGCTGACGGCACTGCGGAAGTTCTACACCGAGCTGGCCGCGCACCATCTGGTGGAGCGTAACCCGGCCCGGATTGTGGGGCCGTCCACGCGCGGTCGTCGGGAGACAACAGTTTGCGATGCGCCGATGCTGACGGCGCTTCTGGCGCTGCCGGACAAGCGTACACTGGTTGGGCTGCGCGATGCCTGTGTGCTGCGGCTGCTTGGGGAGTTGGGCTTGCGCGTGTCCGAAATCTGCCTGCTCCGGCAGCAGGATGTGGTGCGCTGTCCTGCTGTGGAAACCGGCCTGGGGCTTCAGGTGGGACGGGGCACCCGCTGGGCGCGTACGGTGGGGCTGTCGCCGGCGGTCAAGGTGGCGCTGGATGATTATCTGCGGCGCGATCTGCCGTTGCGTCGGTTGGCCAAAGGGTTTGGGCCGGAGGCGGCGCTCATTCAGGGCACGGCAGCCAACCGTCCGGTCGGGGGGCGTCCCCTGACGCCCCGTTTCATCTTCAAGCTCGTGCGGCGGTACGGTGAACTGCTTGACTATCCGGCACTCAACCCCCAGATGATACGCCGGGCCGCGCGTGCCCAAGCACCGGAAGAAGGTTCAGTGACAGACGTATGA
- a CDS encoding WD40/YVTN/BNR-like repeat-containing protein, translating into MYTLKPLFRAALVLCCLFSPGSLAQQSSNPTPAATAPAPVALDASMLGAFTARAIGPATMSGRIAALDVVNTNPKTIYVGAASGGVWKSADGGLTFRPVFDKHTQSIGALTIDQSRPETVWVGTGEGWTRNSVSVGNGVYKTTDGGETWTRMGLEKTERIARIVVDPRRPDTVYVAALGPLWSSGEERGLYKTTDGGKTWTKILYVNADTGCADVALDPQEPDIIYAAMWQFRRQPWTFASGGPGSGLHKSIDGGKTWKKLTVGLPEGDLGRIALAVAPSRPNVVYANVESRKTALYVSQDLGESWTKVNDANASVRSRPFYFSLLVVDPKDYRRVYKPATTLARSQDGGKTFETIAGSTHSDHHALWINPANTDHLLLGTDGGVYESLNGGRTFRLLRALPVAQFYHVTADNARPYNVYGGLQDNGTWMGPSHKPGGITNADWHNIGFGDGFWAIPDPTDANVVYLESQGGNLARWDRRTNETKFIAPPEVLGERLRFNWNSPIAVGRKNPANLYFGAQYLFLSRDRGESWTRISPDLTTNDPSKQKQEESGGLTVDNTTAENHCTIFTISESPLDDKIIWVGTDDGNLQVTRDGGRTWTNVVRNIPGLPPNTWCSCVEASRFAAGTAYATFDGHRTGDMATYVYRTDDFGQTWQRLSQGDATGYAHVIREDTVVRNLLFLGTEMGFFVSIDRGERWVKFTGGLPNGLPIYDLFVHPREGDVILATHGRGIYIVDDISPLRRLTPEVLGREVAFLETRPSLLRTPVISQSFSGDDEFRGTPLPDAAIITYYLKERHVVGDFRVEIYNPVGELISTLPGGKRKGINRVEWPTRLKPPRVPRSEAAPFPLPGPTVLEGTYTVKLIKDKQVYTGAITLAADPTSPHRPADRELRQRTQLELYALLERLAYVDAALTEARDAARARAKGLTAEDALGKQLTAFADRCQALRATLVATREGGITGEEQLREKLADLYGKLSYYSGRPSASQLALVVPYRQAVEQAEAQLRKLMTDELSPVNAALKARNLAVIEPLTREAFDRRP; encoded by the coding sequence ATGTACACCCTCAAGCCACTGTTCAGGGCGGCGCTCGTCCTGTGCTGCCTGTTTTCGCCTGGTAGTCTGGCCCAGCAATCTTCCAACCCGACGCCAGCCGCCACCGCCCCGGCCCCGGTGGCACTGGATGCCTCGATGCTCGGAGCTTTCACCGCACGGGCCATCGGCCCGGCAACGATGAGCGGCCGGATTGCCGCCCTTGATGTCGTCAACACCAACCCGAAAACCATCTATGTCGGCGCAGCCAGCGGCGGCGTGTGGAAGTCGGCCGACGGCGGTCTGACCTTCCGCCCGGTCTTTGACAAACACACCCAGTCCATCGGTGCGCTGACCATTGACCAGAGCCGCCCGGAAACTGTTTGGGTAGGCACCGGGGAAGGCTGGACGCGCAACTCGGTTTCGGTCGGCAACGGCGTCTATAAGACGACGGATGGCGGCGAAACCTGGACGCGCATGGGGCTGGAAAAAACCGAACGGATTGCCCGCATTGTCGTTGATCCGCGCCGTCCCGACACGGTTTATGTGGCGGCGCTGGGGCCGTTGTGGTCATCCGGCGAGGAACGCGGGCTGTACAAAACCACCGACGGCGGCAAGACCTGGACGAAAATCCTCTACGTCAATGCCGATACGGGCTGCGCCGACGTTGCTCTCGATCCCCAGGAGCCGGACATCATCTATGCTGCCATGTGGCAGTTCCGCCGTCAGCCATGGACATTTGCTTCCGGCGGCCCCGGAAGTGGGCTGCATAAATCCATCGACGGCGGCAAGACCTGGAAGAAGCTGACCGTAGGCCTGCCCGAAGGCGACCTGGGGCGAATTGCCCTCGCTGTTGCGCCGTCGCGCCCGAATGTCGTCTATGCCAACGTCGAGAGCCGCAAGACGGCGCTCTATGTGTCGCAGGATTTGGGTGAAAGCTGGACGAAGGTCAACGATGCCAATGCCAGCGTCAGGTCGCGCCCGTTTTATTTCAGCCTGCTGGTGGTTGACCCGAAGGATTACCGGCGGGTGTACAAGCCGGCCACCACGCTGGCCCGCAGTCAGGACGGCGGCAAGACCTTTGAGACCATTGCCGGCAGCACACACAGCGATCACCACGCCCTCTGGATCAATCCAGCCAATACCGACCACCTGCTGCTCGGCACGGATGGCGGCGTGTATGAATCGCTCAACGGCGGCCGGACGTTCCGCCTGCTGCGCGCACTGCCGGTGGCGCAGTTTTACCACGTGACGGCCGACAACGCGCGGCCGTACAACGTCTATGGCGGCTTGCAGGACAACGGCACCTGGATGGGGCCATCACACAAGCCGGGCGGCATCACCAATGCCGACTGGCACAACATCGGGTTTGGAGATGGCTTCTGGGCCATACCTGACCCGACCGACGCCAACGTGGTCTATCTCGAATCGCAGGGCGGCAATCTGGCGCGGTGGGACCGGCGTACCAATGAGACGAAGTTCATTGCGCCGCCGGAGGTGCTTGGCGAAAGGCTCCGTTTCAACTGGAACAGCCCCATTGCCGTTGGGCGCAAAAATCCGGCCAACCTCTACTTCGGCGCGCAGTATCTGTTTTTGTCGCGCGACAGGGGTGAATCCTGGACGCGGATTTCCCCCGACCTCACTACCAATGACCCCAGCAAGCAGAAGCAGGAAGAATCCGGCGGGCTGACCGTGGATAACACCACGGCGGAGAATCACTGCACGATTTTCACCATCAGCGAGTCGCCGCTGGATGACAAGATCATCTGGGTTGGCACTGACGACGGCAACCTGCAGGTGACCCGTGATGGCGGCCGGACGTGGACGAATGTCGTGCGCAACATTCCGGGGCTGCCGCCCAACACCTGGTGCAGTTGTGTCGAGGCATCCCGTTTTGCGGCTGGAACGGCCTACGCCACGTTTGACGGCCACCGCACCGGGGATATGGCGACGTACGTCTATCGGACGGATGACTTCGGCCAGACCTGGCAGCGCCTCTCCCAAGGGGATGCGACCGGTTATGCACACGTCATCCGGGAAGACACGGTTGTTCGCAACCTGCTGTTTCTCGGTACGGAAATGGGCTTTTTCGTCTCCATTGACCGGGGCGAGCGGTGGGTGAAGTTTACCGGCGGGCTGCCGAACGGGCTGCCGATCTACGACCTGTTTGTTCACCCACGCGAAGGTGATGTGATTCTGGCGACCCACGGGCGGGGCATCTACATCGTGGACGATATTTCGCCGCTGCGGCGGTTGACGCCGGAAGTGCTCGGACGTGAAGTGGCTTTTCTGGAAACACGTCCATCCCTGTTGCGGACGCCGGTCATTTCCCAGAGCTTCTCCGGCGACGATGAGTTTCGCGGCACGCCACTGCCGGACGCCGCCATCATCACCTACTACCTGAAGGAACGGCACGTGGTCGGCGATTTCCGCGTGGAAATCTACAATCCGGTCGGGGAGTTGATTTCGACGCTGCCCGGCGGCAAACGGAAAGGCATCAACCGGGTGGAATGGCCAACCCGGCTCAAGCCGCCCCGGGTGCCGCGCTCGGAAGCTGCGCCGTTCCCACTTCCGGGCCCGACGGTGCTGGAAGGGACCTATACGGTCAAGCTCATCAAAGACAAGCAGGTGTACACCGGCGCGATCACGTTGGCAGCCGACCCAACTTCGCCCCATCGCCCGGCCGACCGCGAGCTGCGGCAGCGGACACAGCTTGAACTCTACGCCCTGCTGGAGCGTCTGGCTTATGTTGATGCAGCGCTTACTGAAGCCCGTGATGCTGCACGGGCGCGCGCCAAGGGGCTGACGGCCGAGGACGCACTGGGCAAACAGCTCACGGCCTTTGCTGACCGTTGTCAGGCGTTGCGGGCGACCCTTGTGGCCACCCGCGAAGGCGGTATTACCGGTGAGGAGCAGTTACGTGAAAAGCTGGCCGATCTCTACGGCAAGCTCAGCTACTACAGTGGGCGGCCTTCAGCCTCGCAGTTGGCGCTCGTGGTGCCTTACCGGCAGGCCGTCGAGCAGGCCGAAGCCCAGCTCAGGAAGCTCATGACGGATGAGTTGTCCCCGGTCAATGCCGCGCTGAAGGCCCGGAACCTGGCGGTCATCGAACCGCTGACCCGTGAAGCATTCGACCGCCGCCCCTGA
- the ribA gene encoding GTP cyclohydrolase II, with the protein MEAISGEGTTESRPAWTIERVAEANLPTEFGLFRIIGYRSLTSDEEFVVLLKGVPSPHVPTLVRIHSQCLTGDVFHSIKCDCGPQLQRAMEKIAAAGLGVIVYQHQEGRGIGILNKIRAYALQDQGADTIEANVRLGFDVDARDYTQCVEILQELGLKKIRLMSNNPLKLAALQNAGLEVVERVPIELAPRAPSVNYLRTKKEKMGHLLSVV; encoded by the coding sequence ATGGAAGCCATATCAGGGGAAGGAACGACGGAGAGCCGTCCGGCCTGGACGATTGAGCGGGTGGCTGAAGCGAATCTTCCCACAGAGTTTGGTCTGTTTCGCATTATCGGGTACCGCAGTCTGACGAGTGATGAGGAGTTTGTGGTGTTGCTCAAAGGGGTGCCATCCCCACACGTACCAACGCTGGTCCGCATTCACTCCCAATGCCTGACGGGCGATGTCTTTCATTCCATCAAGTGTGACTGCGGCCCCCAGTTGCAGCGCGCTATGGAAAAAATTGCGGCGGCAGGTCTCGGTGTCATTGTCTATCAGCACCAGGAAGGGCGTGGCATCGGGATTTTGAACAAGATTCGGGCCTATGCCCTGCAGGATCAGGGCGCGGATACCATTGAGGCCAACGTCCGGTTGGGCTTTGACGTGGATGCCCGCGATTACACCCAGTGCGTCGAGATTTTGCAGGAGCTTGGGCTGAAGAAAATCCGTCTGATGTCAAACAACCCGCTCAAACTGGCAGCACTTCAGAATGCCGGGCTGGAGGTCGTTGAGCGCGTGCCTATAGAACTGGCGCCACGGGCGCCTTCGGTCAACTACCTCCGCACG